In a single window of the Diospyros lotus cultivar Yz01 chromosome 10, ASM1463336v1, whole genome shotgun sequence genome:
- the LOC127811927 gene encoding classical arabinogalactan protein 25-like: MASFRLLILMPFIIAFMASPLHSLSSELKLGDAPTTISASPALMPNPPFAELSPEIAPLFPSPGGELPSPAGSNSLPTIPSNPSPPNPDEIAGFAPDSAISPSGSKLASSASSLNSPGFLNSAILMGFLAFW, from the coding sequence ATGGCTTCTTTTAGGCTCCTCATCCTCATGCCTTTCATAATAGCTTTCATGGCCTCTCCTCTACACTCTTTATCTTCTGAGCTGAAGCTGGGGGACGCTCCCACCACCATCTCAGCCTCACCAGCATTGATGCCAAACCCTCCATTTGCAGAGCTATCCCCTGAGATTGCTCCTCTTTTTCCTTCTCCTGGTGGTGAATTGCCTTCTCCAGCCGGGTCTAATTCCCTCCCCACCATTCCTTCCAACCCAAGCCCTCCAAATCCTGATGAAATTGCCGGCTTTGCCCCTGATTCTGCAATTTCCCCATCTGGCTCCAAACTGGCCTCTTCAGCatcctctctcaattctccggGGTTCCTAAATTCAGCAATTCTAATGGGTTTCTTGGCGTTTTGGTGA